The Plectropomus leopardus isolate mb chromosome 14, YSFRI_Pleo_2.0, whole genome shotgun sequence DNA window ttttttgccttttcttggccctttttgcaacatgcatgactatggtgcgtctctacaaactataataagtggtttttactcattttttggacatgtcaaaatttgagattttttgccttactatactatgcgatttccgtccattttttcaacatgcgataatatgatttttggcctttttttggccctttttgcaacatgcATGACTATGGTGCGTCTCTACGAACtgtaataagtggtttttactcattttttggacatgtcaaaatttgagattttttgccttactatactatgcgattttcgtTGTTTCTAAAATGACCAACGCACAGTGGCACACTGTCTGAGGACACTAATGAAACCACGCAATGAGCAGGGGTTTCATGCAGCCTACAAGTAGCGTGCCAAGCTATCACCTAAGTGACGACATTAGACAACTGTGTCACCAACGTGGGATCAGCAATGGAACCCAGATCCTTTAGACCTTCCAGATCCAGCCATGATGGCTCACCTGCTCTTACTCATAACACTAAAACTGTAAGAGAAAATGCTCTACATTCATCCTTATAACATGACACCAAACGGTTTATTCACAAAGACACTGACCAAACTACAAACGCTCACCAAGGAAGTGAAAATGAATGCTGTAACAGACACAATATGGATGATGGACTGGTATGacttaatgtttgaaaaatggaaatagtTTATTCTGACTGTTGTATCTTTGCTGACTTTCTCTATGGTAGGGTTTGCTCTGTTAAGGTCTTTCATTATTCCTTGTGTCGGAGGTCTTATTGtcagagcagctgaaaggtCAGTCACACaccaaattgtttgtttttttttagttaaaagaaaaaactatttgGTGTGTGACTGACAACAATAAAACccctaaaaaaagacattccATATTTGTTCCCTACTCCTGTATGTATTCCACCTCATCATTATCATGAAAAACCTGATGAAGACCTTGATGCTTAAGTTTAAATAGTGATTTCCCCATGCTTCCTTATCCATATCAGAATGTCTATGCtctacaaaaacagcaaatgctaATTTCTTGTGGTCATTTCATGAAGTGTTTGCTTAATCATTTAAATGGTTGCTCTTACTGATACTGTGGCAAGTTGTGTAAATAAGTTATGGCCAAAGGTGGAACTGtagagacaaaaaatgtcctttacCTATATATTCACATTAATCACCTTATTAACTGGGTTAacttctgatttgatttgaccTGAAGTTAACCCATATGAACTTGTGCTAATCATCTGACCAACAGTCCTTGgaagttttgtttgtgtgtgaggaaaCTTGCTGTTGCTGGGAAAAGGAGACAAATGTTCCTTGTCCCAGTACACCATATCTCAGCGGAGGTAACCTCCCTGATTTTCTTAACACTGTGTTTGTGATTATAAATATGTGATTGAATGTGATCTTTGTCAGACTCACTCAGTACACTCTCGGCGTCTGAGTTCTGTCCTTTCAGCTGAAATAGATTTACTTCGTGaaacccttttctttttttattctcttttattACTTCATTAAAATATACCGGACAGCTGCTTTTGTTCCATCATTTATGTTTTCGCTTCTCTGAATGGAATTAGAATGttgaatgttaaaatatgacgtgtcaaaaaaacagctgaaaaccacatagtatagcatgtcaagacacgtcatagtatagaatgtcggaaaaaattattgaaaaacgtcatagcatagtatgtcgaaaaatgtcaaaatatgacatgttcaataaaacagctgaaaatgacaaaattgcatgttgagatacatcatagtatagattgtcgaaaaatgtccaaaaacatcataaaatagcatgtcgaaaaaacaacagaaaacgcCATactagtatagcatgttgagacacgtcCTAGAATAGATTGTTGAAAAAACTGCCAAAGATACAAAATATAACGTGTcgaaagaaaatgacccaaaattgcataaaatagtcatagtatagcatacacatcatagtaaagtatgttgtcaaaaatgaccccaaaacatcatggtatagtatgttgtgaaaaatgacgtcaaataaaagtcaaagtatagtatgtcgtcaaaaatggcaccaaaactgccatagtatagtatgtctttaaaaatgataaatactaaatactgtACCAAATGATGTTTTGGTCacgtttttgggtcattttgagtcatttttcacaacatactataccatacTGAGTATTTAATAAAACTTGTTCTTTTGTAAGTACAGGACAGTGTGCGGGACCCCTCTTCTTTAACCTACAAACTGAAACCAAACATCTTTAAGTTTTGTGCCTGACATAATCATTGCCATCGAGGTTGTTCGTGGgtttattaattatatttaaaagaaaaatggcagaaaacaagtTAAATACTTTAACCATACCGCAAATATGAATGTAGTTAAATTACCAAGCTACTGCAAAATGTAGGTAGTTAAACCACTGTTTTAATTAGGCTGCAAGCAGTTTAAAAACTCCCCAACTCTGCTCATGTCGACGGTGTAAAGTGTGGAGGCGGGGTGAATGTCGGTGTTAACTGTTAAACACTTAAACTGTTGCAAATGGGAACACCGGTGAAGATCTACATAGCTTGGCTGTAGATAAGAAGGAGAGCCTTGAGGGCCCCAGCCTGTTCATTAATTTACAGCGGAGCGTCGGATGCTGCGCCTCCACTCATCGCTGCCTCCACCGCGCAGCCGCAGTTTCTCCAGGGCGCAGAGAGCAGAAGAGGCAGATAGAAAAATGGCCCTCGATAATTTAATTTTCGCCCAGTGCATCCTATATTTTTTAGCCTTCGTATTCGGTTTCATCGCCGTGGTGCCTCTGTCTGAAAATACGGAGGATTTCCGGGGGAAATGTCTGCTTTTCACGAGGGGTATGTGGCAAAATGAGAACATCACCGTGTCGAAGCAGCGCTTCATCGTGGAGGAGTGGGGACCCGAGTCCTCCTGCAGCTTCATCACTTTTGTCGGGATAGCGTCCCTCATCCTGTCCGCAGTGCAGTCATGGAGGCTGCTGTTCTTTCTGTGCAAAGGACACGACGAGTGAGTGACCGCTGACTTGTGATCGTTAAACACATTTCAATACCAGCAGCCTATAAAGCTCAGTAGGACCTGCTATACCACTCAGGCTTAACTGCTcaatgcaaatgtgtttttttctgtccgtGCCCCACGCCCTCATTTGCGCTTTATTCTGGCTCAGTCATGCTCTGCATGTAATATAGATAATCATACTGACAAATGCCATGAAATGAGCCAGTAAAAACGACTAGTCACTGTCGCCCTCCATTATAAAGATGGAGGGAATAGCCTACACTTGCGATGCCTTTGAAGAACCAAAATCATACTCTCACTCACATACAGTGTTTCTAACCTGTGCCACTTTGTTCATATGGCTGGAGTACATACAGATCTCTTCAAATTATGGTGTGATTTATAGTCTGACACAACTGGAATGTATTCACACATTAAGCAGAGATTTCACACTTTCCATCCTCCTCAATGTCTGTTCTACCTGCCTGCAGCTCCATCTTCAACGCCTTCCTCAACCTGCTGATCAGCTCCCTAGTCGTGTTCACAGTCTTCCTGTCCAGCACTATTGTCAGTGTGGGTTTCAACATGTGGTGCGACTCTGTCACCGAGAGTGGGACCATGCCCAGCAGGTGAGACCAGCAGAACACAGTAGGGGTGGGCGATGCCACGAAATTTGGTTTTGATACGATACAAAGTAATTCAGGGCCAGAATCACCGATATCAATACCAATATGATGCTTgatatgattattaaaaaaaaatatgaatacatttcCATGTAGGGGAAATCAGTGTGTCATGATTTATGAGGAAAGTAATCAATCTGCGTAAGTAACAACTAAAGATGACCAActgcagtttgaaaaatgtaacattaaccaATACTGAAGATCTAATTTGGCTAAATATTAATTTCAACACTATGTACCTGGATATTCCTCACCTAAGCCTTTCTGAACAGACAGTGAAGTTTTCTCTTTCTAATGGTTTTAATCCTCTTTAAACCATTAAACCATCGCTGCTATTATGTCTTAGATCAAACTAGTCAGGATTCAGGCCACAGTGCTTTGCGAATGGGCGATGCAGGCTTGGAATTAGTTTTTGCATTCACCAACCTTGGACAGCTATGGTCTTTGGGGACGTGTATACAGTAGTACAATAGAATTATGGGTCTGTGTCAGACGCTGCTGGGTCTGGAGCATGTTGTTTGAgtgaagacaaaagaaaagcagtggAGGAGCAAAGAGCACATACACTAGATGTGCTCAGAACAGTGAAACATTTGCACAGTTTTACTGTTGAAATACTAACACGTACGACACAAACAAACCCACTTTTTGGTATAGATCCTATTGGTGTAGGGTCAATATTTGCAAAGAAAACGTAGTGTTGAGAGTGGCGATATTTTGGTACAGATCCGCCCACCCcgagtacaaaaaaaatttcagACAATTTTATTACACAGAGCAGTGATCCTCCTTAACACCAGCTTATGTTTGCCACATTTTAGCTGCGAGGACATGCAGGACACTGATCTAGAACTCGGCCTGGACAACTCTGCTTTCTACGACCAGTTTGCTATAGCTCAGGTAAGACATAATGAGTATATCATTcaggacagacaaacaaaatcacagGTACATCAACATTAATTTCCTTCTGTCTTTCAGTTTGGCCTGTGGGCTGCATGGCTCACCTGGCTTGGGATTGCAGTGATGGCCTTCCTGAAGGTCTACCACAACTACAGGCAAGAGGACCTGCTGGACAGCCTGATCCACGAGAAGGACCTCCTTCTTGGTCGCTCCTCACGCCGCAACTCTGACCTCAAGACCGGtctgatctaaaaaaaaaacaaaacaaaaaaacaggggacatccaaacacacacacacactcacacgtaCAGTCCTCTTGCCTGTCATGAGAAACACCAATATTTGCCTCTGTAGACAATCAAATTGGCTTTTGCTCCCATTGATCGCGGATTGAATCAAACGGAAGGTTTTAGCTTTGTTCTCCAAAGGTGATTGATTTCTCCTCAAAAAATCTCCTTATGGTTGTCAATCCTTTAGGGAATCCTGCTTTATTGAGTTTAATTATTAACTGTGTGCATTCCTCGTcaactctcacactcacacacacacacacacacacacaaaaccatgcTTACACTCTGATAGCATTAAAATCATTTGATGGAAATGTTATTCTTAATTCATGAATTTCTATATAGCAACACAGTATTAATGGCTTGGGACAAATTGGCCAAGGGATCATGTCGTCTTTGTGAAACTTCTGCATGGACCTAATGCATGACAAATTAATAGGGTGGTGGTTTTTAGATGTAAAAgggatgttttatttcattttatacacCAATAAATGTGTTCCTATGGAGGGAGTTTTCCTGGTAGAACGCGCACAAGATGAAGTGGGAGTTCTGCATGCTGCAGCAAAGTAAAAAGATGTGTGCTTTTGCAGTGTATTCTCATTTTAATAAGCAGTTACAAAAggtgttttataaaaatgacaaattgtaGTTCTGAATATTAATGTAACAGGCAGCCggttaaaaatgcttttagcaaTCTGTGTGAGATAAAATACAAATCCTATCTTGTGCCATATAGTAACTCAGGCTTCTCCTTTACACTTTATAGGCTACAAACCAATATACTGTATTACTGTGAGTAGACGCACAAATGTACCCGCATGCATCTCTGTCCCTGTTACATCCacatcacacactcactcagtgTTAGAAATGACAGGAAGAAAGCAAATCATCTGCTTCACTTTGATAGGCAATGACAATTTTATTCAAAAGAACTGAAATCATAAAACGGTAGGAACTAAGAAAACCCTCCATAAAAGGCACTTCTTTCAAAGTGACCATAAACGTTTGGACAGCCGTGAAATGCAGCTTTTAAGCTAAATGTTAATATGCAGGACATGAGTTCACTGTTTTATTGCTAATGACGATTTAGTCTGACAGTACAGAGTTGAGTGTTTCTTTCTTCCATATGGGTGTTATTAGCGTTATATTGCTTTGACATTCAAACATCCAAAATCCAACGCTTTCCTTCTGAGTTCCCTGAAACCTGttatacaaagaaaaatgttttactggAAACCATGTGATGTGTGTTATTGCTCATAATGAGAGGTCTGTGGGATGTGCATCACTATGCTCTTTTGTTCCTATAATCCATTTGTGTGGTTTGAATTTCATTTGATAAAAGGACTCCTGCAATAACCTCCAGAATCTGATTGTTATATGTCTGTGTTTGGCCTCATATTTCTAGAAAttaacttgataaaaaaaagttttaaatgtatAGCAAATATTTATCTATTCATACCTTTGTCCAAAGCTTGATGAGCATTTGACATCACGATTAAAACCtgaatattattgttttttaaatagaaatgtaacaggtaacaaaaagctaaaaaatctaaaataattgAAAGTCGGATATTTTTGTAGATGCAGATATACAGTATAGAAGAATAAATAACAGTTGGGGTCGAGGATATTTTGTGGGATTCAAGCGGTTATAAAGAGGAACACTGTTAAAAGCTTTAGCATTCTTTCAGTTTCGAGTATATTCTCTTTGACGATAGATAAGGAGAGAGGATTCATAACATTGTGCTGCAGGTTTTCTCCTCAGTGGAGCTAGGAATCAGCTGAAGACTGCCGGTCGTACAGAAGACCAGACAGTCTGTAAAGAAAGAGGTGTTTTTCATCCGTTAGTCATTCAACCTGGTGCTGTGAAGTGATGCAGCCCTGTGTTTTTTTCGCTCTCACGGATCATTATCCAACAGTTCACACATTTGTGCTTCCCGTCCTCCTCTTCTCGAATGTGCGCTGTGCCAATCAAAGCTGTCTCCAAACGTCTCTACATTCATTTATGTGCAATTACAAGGCTGAATATTGTGATAGTCCTTAGTATATTGAACCGTATATACACATTCAGTTCTGTGTAATATCTGATATACACAAATcatgtaacaaaataaatattttcatttcatggaAACATTCACTCACATACAACAGACTGTGACATGAACTGAAAGGTCAAATGGGTGTGGTGTTTAAAGTGAGCGTTATATGTGAGCATTGCAGATGTgcaaaatcataatttaaataaagagtGGCGTGCCAACCACTTTAGCACATATGTACATACAGACATGGAAGCTACATATTTCAGGGATtacacattttcccttttttcactGCCAGAGTGGTTCAACACCACAGACAGTGCAAAGAGCCTTACCGAATGGCTGAGGTGTTTGTAGGCCCCGGCTCCCTAAGAGATAGGAAAAAAGAgggctctgaaaaaaaaaaaaaataaaggaggcTCTATGTCTCCACCTGTGGTCGGTCCCAGTCACTGCATGGTCAGCCAGATCCAGCAGCCCCACAGCAGCTGTTTCATATGCAGCAGGTAGACAGCCAGCGCTGCCTCCAGCTCCTCACACACGCGCTGTGGGCGCCGCCGGTCTGTGCAGTACATCGCCACACCCAGGAATGACATCAGCAGGAAGAGGCATGTGAAGAGGGCGAGGTGGGGACGGGACGGTGTCGTCTCATAGGCTGCAaggatgaaaacaaaaccactttttcacagttttgattTGTAAATGAGCGTTTGAATTGTCACATGCACAGCTCCCCTTTCTTCCTGCTTAAGTAAGGAAGTCAAAACCTCAGGAGgaagattttaggatttaatGTGATTGCATACAGTGTAGAAAGTGCAGCGAAGGtcttgtaaacacacactgtgctctGTGTTTGTTGAGAAGGAGTGACAGTTAAAGGCTTGACTCGGTTTTGCATGGCAGGCGACAAAGTTAAACAAAAGTGACCTTTAATTTACACCACCAAGAAAATGAACCTAAATCCTTTTACTTGATGCTTTCCCCACACATATTTACATCCAGTGGACGGTAAAGAAGTGTTTTGGTGCCATTTTCTCATGCACATAGTGATTCTGAGCACTTTCAGACAGACTTACCACCTAAACAGTCACAGTAAGGAATGTCTGtgaagcagacaaaaaaaaagaggccagTCAGTCAAGGAGAGCCAACCTCTGTGATGTACAGCAGCTCCCAACCAGCTGCTGTGCCCTCACAGACTCACTATCTCTCTGGAACAGACTCAGTGGTGCCTCATTTGCATGCATAATTAATTAGAAAGAGTAAATCACTAGCTCATGTATTGGGAGTCTCACAGCATtaccttatttttaaatagtacAGAATGCCCGAAGGACAATAGTATACGATGCAATCTCAGGATGTTGTAATGCATTTTGTCCTTTCTCTTTCCTGCTGAGTGCAGAGCAGGGCATACACTGTTGTCATGTACGGGTTGAAAGCTCCTCTGCAAGCTGGGATTGCTCATatattgaggatttttttttttatatgtcaaGTCATAATAACATTCATATTGATACTGAATGAATGCTTTCCCTAGTTCACGCGTCTATAAGTGTTCGGCTGACGGCTGAAAATATGGGTGGCATGAAGTCACTGCACTAGTCTGGTCGAGGTGTGAAAGCACCAGACGGCAGCACGTTCAGTAGGGTTGCACCAGGACATCTGTGTCTGAGCAGGAAGGATGCGTCAAACTGTTTTCTCACCATGTACTGTGGTCTCTGGCTCCCTGAATCGAACCCTGCGTTCGCCTTTTCGTCTGTGGTTGGGTTCTGTGTCTGACCCGTAGTTGGGACTTGGCCTCTTAAGGATGGAGGGGGGGACTTTGCCATTGGTAACCTGCAGCAGATACGGCTCAGGATGAGTACAACTATAACAAGCTACTGATACATTTTACAGACCGACGACAAACAGCTGGAAGGCACAGATCTCATGCAAACAAACCTCTCACATCCAGAGCAACACAGCTGAGGATGCCTGCAGGTGTATTGAACACTACCTTAGGTTTCGGTGCGTCCTCCTGTTGGTGGTGGGTGTCCTTTCTGTGGCGGACCTCTGAGTGTTTCTCCCGGTGGGAATGAGGAAGACAGTTGACGGTGTCTTTGATGGACTCTGCAGCAGCGAAGCGTTTGGACagcgcagacacacactgacccaGGGAGTCTAGTGAGAGAACCATGACCAGACATGAGTAGTTACCGAGGCTGCAGCCTGATCTGAAGAAGAGGCCAAGTTAAACATACAAagttaaacatgcaaatatgtcTTCGAGACGACGCCAGCGTTAACTCTGTCAGCGCCGGGTAGACTACTG harbors:
- the LOC121954028 gene encoding transmembrane protein 179 isoform X1; this encodes MALDNLIFAQCILYFLAFVFGFIAVVPLSENTEDFRGKCLLFTRGMWQNENITVSKQRFIVEEWGPESSCSFITFVGIASLILSAVQSWRLLFFLCKGHDDSIFNAFLNLLISSLVVFTVFLSSTIVSVGFNMWCDSVTESGTMPSSCEDMQDTDLELGLDNSAFYDQFAIAQFGLWAAWLTWLGIAVMAFLKVYHNYRQEDLLDSLIHEKDLLLGRSSRRNSDLKTGLI
- the LOC121954028 gene encoding transmembrane protein 179 isoform X2, with the protein product MALDNLIFAQCILYFLAFVFGFIAVVPLSENTEDFRGKCLLFTRGMWQNENITVSKQRFIVEEWGPESSCSFITFVGIASLILSAVQSWRLLFFLCKGHDDCEDMQDTDLELGLDNSAFYDQFAIAQFGLWAAWLTWLGIAVMAFLKVYHNYRQEDLLDSLIHEKDLLLGRSSRRNSDLKTGLI
- the c14h14orf180 gene encoding nutritionally-regulated adipose and cardiac enriched protein homolog isoform X1 → MLNRGREGLFELGQQLQQQGEYQAALHCFLSCLLGLTHVQSFTSLPNCLHQIAELFITEKNYGKALQFIQAEKMFYEVALIELTALQGSTGPQEEATLGSAGWTTPEELSEQASQAQHLERLAQLCIMSKQPHLALEYSGKAAKIHQRAFGNDHPITARSLELMATVYAEIGKTEYSDSLGQCVSALSKRFAAAESIKDTVNCLPHSHREKHSEVRHRKDTHHQQEDAPKPKVTNGKVPPSILKRPSPNYGSDTEPNHRRKGERRVRFREPETTVHDIPYCDCLGAYETTPSRPHLALFTCLFLLMSFLGVAMYCTDRRRPQRVCEELEAALAVYLLHMKQLLWGCWIWLTMQ